In Arthrobacter sp. B3I9, the following are encoded in one genomic region:
- a CDS encoding HIT domain-containing protein, translating to MQESAGAGPGHPGDGAVTDDFGLVGVPDAFQRLWTPHRMAYIKGGQHQFKNQDDCPFCVAPDRNDEDSLIVYRGRTSYVVLNLFPYNPGHLLVCPYRHIPDYTDLTVEETAEFAELTQTAMRVLRKVANPPGFNLGMNQGVAGGAGVAAHLHQHVVPRWGGDGNFFPIIAQTKAITQTLGEVREQVADAWPQETGSPQGTGASPETAAGEPHAE from the coding sequence GTGCAGGAGAGCGCAGGAGCAGGTCCCGGGCATCCGGGCGACGGTGCCGTGACGGATGATTTTGGCCTGGTGGGGGTCCCGGACGCCTTCCAGCGTTTGTGGACCCCGCACCGGATGGCGTACATCAAGGGCGGCCAGCACCAGTTCAAGAACCAGGACGACTGCCCGTTTTGCGTTGCGCCGGACCGGAACGATGAGGATTCGCTCATCGTGTACCGCGGCCGGACCAGCTACGTGGTGCTGAACCTGTTCCCCTACAACCCGGGCCACCTGCTGGTCTGCCCGTACCGGCACATTCCCGACTACACGGATCTGACGGTCGAGGAAACCGCGGAGTTTGCCGAGCTGACCCAGACCGCCATGCGCGTGCTGCGGAAGGTCGCCAATCCCCCCGGCTTCAACCTGGGCATGAACCAGGGCGTCGCGGGCGGTGCAGGCGTCGCCGCGCACCTGCACCAGCACGTCGTGCCCCGGTGGGGCGGTGACGGGAACTTCTTCCCGATCATTGCCCAGACCAAGGCGATCACCCAGACCCTCGGGGAGGTCCGCGAGCAGGTTGCGGACGCCTGGCCCCAGGAGACGGGCAGCCCGCAGGGAACCGGCGCTTCGCCGGAAACTGCTGCCGGGGAGCCTCATGCTGAATAG
- the pgsA gene encoding phosphatidylinositol phosphate synthase: MLNRHARGFFTALFSPLARWLLKIGVSPDAVTIVGTLGVVVGALVLYPLGQLWWGTLFITAFIFSDVIDGIMARMQQRQGRWGNFLDSTLDRVADGSLFAGLAVWYFTGGADTRIAGAALVCLVLGMVVSYARAKAEALGFSANLGIAERAERLVSVLVVTGFTGLGLPSVVLFVTLCLLALASLVTVVQRILAVRRQSLAEPEGTASEQPA; the protein is encoded by the coding sequence ATGCTGAATAGGCACGCGCGCGGATTCTTCACCGCGTTGTTCTCCCCGCTCGCCCGCTGGCTGCTGAAGATCGGCGTCTCCCCGGACGCCGTCACCATCGTAGGAACCCTGGGCGTGGTTGTCGGTGCGCTGGTGCTCTACCCGCTGGGACAGCTCTGGTGGGGCACGCTGTTCATCACCGCCTTCATCTTTTCCGACGTCATTGACGGCATCATGGCACGGATGCAGCAGCGCCAGGGCCGCTGGGGCAACTTCCTGGACTCCACCCTTGACCGGGTGGCGGACGGTTCGCTGTTCGCCGGCCTCGCGGTCTGGTACTTCACCGGCGGCGCGGACACCCGGATAGCGGGGGCGGCCCTGGTCTGCCTGGTTCTCGGGATGGTGGTCTCCTACGCCCGGGCCAAGGCTGAGGCGCTGGGCTTCTCCGCCAACCTCGGAATAGCCGAGCGCGCCGAGAGGCTCGTGTCCGTTCTCGTCGTCACCGGGTTCACCGGCCTGGGCCTGCCAAGCGTGGTGCTCTTTGTGACGCTGTGCCTGCTGGCTTTGGCAAGCCTGGTCACGGTGGTGCAGCGGATCCTCGCGGTGCGCCGCCAGTCGCTTGCGGAGCCCGAAGGCACCGCCAGCGAGCAGCCGGCCTGA
- the pdxS gene encoding pyridoxal 5'-phosphate synthase lyase subunit PdxS, translated as MSTPDVSSEAGASAQNVTGSNRVKRGMAEMLKGGVIMDVVNVEQALIAEDAGAVAVMALERVPADIRAQGGVSRMSDPDMIDKIIEAVSIPVMAKARIGHFVEAQVLQSLGVDYIDESEVLTPADYTNHIDKWNFTVPFVCGATNLGEALRRINEGAAMIRSKGEAGTGDVSNATTHMRQIRAEIRRLAGLAEDELYVAAKELQAPYELVKEVAATGKLPVVLFTAGGIATPADAAMMMQLGADGVFVGSGIFKSGNPAQRAAAVVKATTFFDDPDVIAKASRGLGEAMVGINVDEIPQPHRLAERGW; from the coding sequence GTGTCTACACCAGATGTAAGCAGCGAAGCCGGCGCGTCCGCCCAGAACGTCACGGGCAGCAACCGCGTCAAGCGCGGCATGGCGGAGATGCTCAAGGGCGGCGTCATCATGGACGTCGTCAACGTCGAGCAGGCCCTCATCGCCGAAGATGCCGGTGCCGTGGCCGTGATGGCGCTGGAACGTGTTCCCGCCGACATCCGCGCCCAGGGCGGCGTGTCCCGCATGTCCGATCCCGACATGATCGACAAGATCATCGAAGCCGTGTCCATTCCGGTGATGGCCAAGGCCCGGATCGGCCACTTCGTCGAAGCCCAGGTCCTGCAGTCGCTCGGCGTGGACTACATCGACGAGTCCGAGGTCCTCACCCCGGCCGATTACACCAACCACATCGACAAGTGGAACTTCACCGTTCCGTTCGTCTGCGGTGCCACCAACCTCGGTGAGGCCCTGCGCCGCATCAACGAGGGCGCGGCCATGATCCGGTCCAAGGGCGAGGCCGGAACCGGCGATGTCTCCAACGCCACCACCCACATGCGCCAGATCCGCGCCGAGATCCGCCGGCTCGCCGGCCTGGCCGAGGACGAGCTCTACGTCGCCGCCAAGGAACTGCAGGCCCCGTACGAACTGGTCAAGGAAGTAGCCGCCACCGGCAAGCTCCCCGTCGTCCTGTTCACCGCAGGCGGCATCGCCACGCCGGCTGACGCCGCGATGATGATGCAGCTCGGCGCCGACGGCGTGTTCGTCGGCTCCGGCATCTTCAAGTCCGGCAACCCGGCCCAGCGTGCCGCCGCCGTCGTGAAGGCCACCACCTTCTTCGACGACCCGGACGTCATCGCCAAGGCCTCCCGCGGCCTGGGCGAGGCCATGGTCGGCATCAACGTGGACGAGATCCCGCAGCCGCACCGCCTCGCCGAGCGCGGCTGGTAA